The Gossypium hirsutum isolate 1008001.06 chromosome D06, Gossypium_hirsutum_v2.1, whole genome shotgun sequence genome contains the following window.
CAGAACTCACAAAATTCAATGCATAATCTTCGATGGTAAGAAACGGAAAAATAAGGCACCAATAAATGAGGTCAGTAAGCATCACTGCTCCAGCATTCATCTACATATGAAAAATCAAAATGAGATTTAACATAAAAGTTCTGAGTACTATAAAAGCCGCATGAGAATCTCAAAGGATCTGCAGTGCTACAAAAAGTGATTTTAGAGTATCCGTATGGTTCACTTGAATGGCGAAAGAGAATTTACCTGGAATATAACTTGAAATAGATAATTAATGACGCCTGCAGCTTGTGAAACATCGCATTGTTCCTGCAGATTTAAGGCTTTTCTCCGTACATCAGCATcttttctattagttaaaggtgtgtAGTATCCTTGCTCGGTATCTAACTTAACATGCTGTCCATTAGAACCGCAGCTACTCATTTTATGATGCTGGTAACACCCGTAAATAGAGAGCAATGTTCCGAACTGCAAAAAAGAGGTGAAAATCAAACAGTCGTATGGATACAACAGTTTTGTTGTGGAAGCAGAAACATTGGCACAAAGACTAGGAAAAAGAAAAGTGTAAGGCATACCCCAAAATAAACTGTAACCAAAGTAAAAGTCCACCTGTCCAGAACCGAAACTTGAAGTTAGAACATTTTGTTTTACACCCTCCGGAATTAGCTATATGATTCTAATCTAGATGAACAATACATTGGATTTAAGCTCATTCAATTTAAAAGCTACATTAAATAAACAGTATCAGTAACTTAATACAAGGCAAGTTCAAAGAAGAAAGATTTGCTTACTGagtataatagtaaaatatgcGACCTCCATTGGTGATGATTTTTAAAACAATGGTTGCGAGAGCTAAACAAAACGCAACGAACCGATAACCCAGCAGCCAAATGGGATGGATTTGTTGAAGACAAGGCCTCCAAACATCATCATCGTATAACTCATCGACACTTAAATCTTCATGTCTTTCTTTTCCATCACGTATAACTTGTTTCAATCCTTCATATTTCCAAATTATAATCAATGATACGACAAGTGGTGTTGAAACTATAAATGAACATATAAAAACCCTCCAATTCAACCAATAACTCAAGCTTGTTGTATCTGAAGTAGTCAACAGCTGCATCCTGCTAACCCCAGTATAAGTAGCAtcataatattaaatttgttaCTACAACAAAATGTTCAGAAAGCAAACTAATTCATAAGCTTCGCTGCTGCATGGCTTAAAATGCAGTTCTTGAATTCCATTTGTATGCATTCATTAATCAAAACAGAAACAGAAATGGGCATGTGAGATCAGTAACCATTTAATTGATGAAACCCAAATCAATTAACTTAAAAACTTCATTACATATTTCATCaagtgaaaaaaaaaccaaacagattttaattttcattgCTACTGCATCAGATTTCCGTAAACTaaatgaaaacgaaaaagaaaaagataagaaGAGATTACTTACATAAAATACAAAGAAACAAAATGGTTGCTTTGATTAAAATGAAATCTCAAAATTTTAGTTatcaagaaaacaaaaagaaaggagaagagcAATGAGAGAGAGAGGCGTGTTATGTTGAGGAAAATGGATAATTTAAAAAGTCGGTGTTGGGGAGCGGCGCAAAGTGGGAGGTGGCGGCATATGCTGACTTCTCTTGCTTGACTAGGATGTTATGATTACGATGGATCGAAATTgagtcaaaaaaattaaaaaaattcaaattgagtaaattaatttgaGTTATTCGATTTGTTTGAgtgaattcaaataattaatccGTTTTTTTAGTTCGACACAAGTTAAATTTTACCattcgaataacttgaataatagattggtgtaaatactcatttggtttctattaatttaaaaaaataagcaaTTTGATCCCTTACAACAAAActtacaaaataattttcaagacttttagaataattttcaaattttcataatttttttaaactatgaaaattaaaaattctaaaagaaattcaaaagaatataaaattttttttttaaaaaaaaatcaagataatAATTTTGAGGACTTAAAAGAAGTAAATTACtaaatcaaatttatcatactaaagtatattgttttattctcttattttgctttaaaagagtttttaaatatatatgattttaaatttatgtgctctaaaatgacattagttatattataacaaaattgtaatttaatatgtttaaattttttttaatttaactcaattgattcaactcaaatttcatttcacttagctcaattcgaaaaaaattcaaatcgagttagaaGAATAAAATGGGACTCGTCAATTTAACTAACACAAAATTTTTCACTCGATTTGATTGAACACTCACCtccactttaaaaattatatcaattGAGTTATTTTATTAGTAAAACTATTAATTTCACACTAATacaatatatatgcatgtattttttaatttttaattatttcacaatAGCATTTAAATCAGTCCTAAAAGATTCTATCAGCCAATATTACTAATCACatcatatttttatcaaattgattaATATCATGCacttttatttaacattttaaccCAGTTACTTTAAAAAGATTTAATTATATTACACtgataataaaaactaaaaacttcACATCAAGTGacccttaaaaatataatttaaattttaaaaaaaacataaataagatGCAAGTCACTATTTTAACGTACGATTTTttatatcatacatatatattagaattattataaaaatagattatTGGGTTAATATATTTTTGTGTGAAAATTATCGGTTTTCACTAATATATTTTTGCCTtcggttttctttagtttttatatttatttcttctgTGTGCAGCCCCCCCTGAGTTTATCTTCCACGAAGCATAGAGGTAGACGAACCACATTGCCGGTTTCTttcttcatttcatttcttttttatttgttctttgtttCTAGTCTAACAAGAAGCCGCGACGTGCAGTTGGAATCAGCTTAATGGACCCAGACTCGGACTCTAAGGACTTTCTGACTGAGTCGGTAGGGTCAAATGATGTTGATGTTGGAGACAGAGAGCACTTGGATATCGTTGATGACCAAGAGAATGCGGTTGATGTTGCACAAGGGCAAGATGATGTTGCTGAAGAATAAGAATCTTCTTGATGGCCAAGAGCCGAAGTTCCTTTTGGAGCAGATCGGTAGGAATGTATACGAAGATGTCAAGCAAAAACTGTGGTATTCCGTATATGTCATGGGTGCTGTAGTGGTTGGTTCTGCCATAGGATGCTGCTTTTACTACGAAAAGTACACTTGTTACATGTAGATTACATTTTTTAGcgaataaagaataaattaaatactGTTAAGGGAAATAATTTAGCATTCAAAATGTTGTTAATTCTATTGCTTTCTTTGTTCCTGTTGCTTTATAGTTAAAATGTTGCGTTTAGGAATGTTTTTTAATGGAATGGCGAGTTTTGAGGGTGAGAGCAAAACGGGACGTTTTGACATTGACCATAACAACCTTTTAACTGAAAATCAAAATCGTGCTTTTACTCTCTCATGTTTAACACCAGGGGAAAAGAAAGAATGGTTACGTGTCATGGGGCTAGAACTTAAGTCTAGTAAACCACATGGCTTTAAGCGATTTTTTCGCTTCAAATTCGTCTAAGTCAACCTAACCCTTGAAATTGAGAATTCTTTTAAAAATCCTCTAAGACACCGAAAAAAATATAGCGGAAGttacttgaaacgaaaagagcaACAAGAGAGTAGAAAAGCCACAAGCAAGCAATGTACACAAAAtatttgagtaaatactctcaaTATATTATTAACTTAAGATTAACTAAATACAATGGGATGAATACAAATGAAGGGggaagcctctatttatagttgagctcctctAAAACCAACGGTACAAATTAAGTTGCATTGATGGTCAAGATTATAGCCTATCTACTATTGACTATCCTaaaggatttaaactctatacatcttATCCCTTTAGGATTTACACTATTTGCcctggtaactctagttttactggaGTGTTTTACTaggccaccaaggcttcaagtagatgggcttcTCCATATGTTCCACGGATCGAGTTAGTCCATGCATGGCTTCTCCATGAGTTTTGTTTGTAATGGTCATGGGCTTTGATCCGTGACCCAAGACACTCTCCCCTACTCATTCTCGCAACGCTATTGTTGCGTCCTCGGACTGACATTGGTTGGACTTGTTTTAGAACTGCCTCAATGCCTCGACTGAATCCCAACTCGTCTCTCTATTGGGTAGTTCTGCCCCTCGGAACATTTGCCTCGACTCATGTCTTCATCGTTGCCTAATTCGAACCATTCCTCTCTTCTGTACATCTTGTTTGTAGGAGCTCACCGCTCTTACTTGCCCCGATTTTGACTTGCCTCAATCGGGATCTCCTTGATCCACACAAATAGGCTTCGATACCCCTAAATTTAACACCGGGTTAAGCTTGAGTCTCGTTGCTAACTCTGGTTTGTAAACTCTTTGGGTTACTTGCTTTCGAACACTAAAAGGGCCCTTATGTCcttgccaagccaacaagtcaAATGAAAAACACTAccaaagtgtttgagatgtacctcACTCATTTCATTTACTCGTCTCAGTTGCCCAATTTGCATCACcactttttccccaaagtttGATACACAACCCACCTCTCATTTAGGTGGTAGCCCCACTAACAACTTAATAGGCTTCATATTAGTTTGTCACCCCTCTATTATTTCCAAAAGGGTTTTTTGTAGCAATCCTTTGATCTACCGAGTCAATGTTATTTCCCTCATAGAAAATCCTCGACTAGTTGGATTGCTGACAATACCTTCGTTCCATCCCTCATGTTTCGACTTACCGGCACAATACATTGTTATTGCCTAGTATCCAAGATGCACATACAGACGACAAAAGGAACCAAAAGAGTATTAATATTGTCAAGAAAATTTAAGCCAAGAACAAAGTTGTGATCATCCAAGTCAGTTATCTTTAAGTCTTTCTTGTCTTTCCATTGATTGATCTGTTGCTCAACTCTTTATGTTACTCCCATAGTAGAGACCTCTTTGGAATTAACAATCTTGATCTTCTTAGTTGATTCACTAACTGAGAGACCAAGTTTACCCACGACTTTTTCTGATATGAACAGGTCTGATACCCTCGTATCAATAAGAGCATTCTTCCTCTGACTAGTGATGTTGATGTCTACATACATCAACTATTTCTACTTGTGATCCCTCTTCACTTTCACAGAATTGAGTATCATTGACCCAAGCTTCAAAGCCTCACTCTCTGGCCCATTTGGTTTGCTATTGGGCTTCCACTTCCCATTCGGTGGTTTCCTATTACCACCATTTTCATTGCTATTCTCAATCGGtcttgtaacacctcttacccgacTTGATTTCCAGATTCGAGCTGCAGGATATCACATTCGTCCCCGGAGCAACTacaaacatttaacattcaatttgATTCACAACTTAATGCATACAAACATAACATTTTCAAACCATAAACATGATATACAACCTTTCCCAAGTCTTATACAAACTTATGTATGCTCTAAAGTTAGTTCAGAATCGAACAAGGATTAATTTACAACATTTTCAAAACTTCAAGTCGACATCGCGACATAAAGGAGTTCCTCATCGAGACTTGACATATTGACTTAGCCCTCATTGTGATGACACCGTGTACAACACCGATGAGCCATCTAGTTGAACAATTCGGCATAAAGGCTTACCTCGAGTACAATACCGTATACAACTATGAATACAGGAAGGTGATAAGCCATCTAGCCGAACAATTCGACATAGAGTCGTTCCGATGCCCGCAACCTTCACCATTTTGGACAACCCCATCCGGCACAACCTAACCGGCACAAGCCAAACCATCAACTGCTCTAGGAAAAGAGCTAAGAGCCATCTTGGACGACGGAAATGACACTGAGGAGTTCAATGCTAACAACCTTGCCGACAGTTGAGGgagtgaaaaatatatataaattattatattttttgtgttttcctTTTCAACATAGGAACCTCACAAATTATGAGACACTACAATTTTGAGCCAAAACCACAAGGAAAAGACAATCCCACCATTTGCAATAGACTTTGAAAGTTTATCAGGTAacctctttctttatttttttatagcacattagggacaatatgtTGATTAAAGTGTAGGGGTGACATAGAAAATTTtagtagtttttaaaatttttattttgtgtgtTTTGTTTGTGCtcgagcttgtagaaatacaagtgactAATTAGGATAATGTTAATAAGATTttgtgaataaattttaaatttagtttgataataatttattctaaattatttatttttagactaattagttcaatttattacacTGTGAATAGATTCAAGGTGTTAAGTATACCACATGATAAATAATAACATGCATGTTTAATTGAACTATAGGTTATAGAAATTGATAGGCTTGGCTAATTTGATCCATGTATAGAATTACCTAGGGataacctaaggcattgtttgttAGACAAATTTTTCGAGCCAAAAAGCTATCCTGTGAATATTTTCCCTAGTACCTATTTTGATCCCTAATCCATTTTCTTGATGAACCATAAATGAAACTTTAAGCCTATTATATATTCTATTTGATCCTTTATTTCTTGGTCCTTGCACAGATTTAGATGTCTGACCATTTATGTTGAGGGATTAGGTAAATACATCACAGAGgtttcaaaagagaaaaaaatgagtGAAGCTAATGAATTGTATGGTATAGTGAGTATAAATTTCTTGAACTTGTAGAAAAATAAGGCAGAATGCCAATTGAGAAAATctcgaagaaaaagaaaaaaaaataaaaaacaaagtgAATTGGAAAAAAATTACGCTCATATTTGTTCAGAAAAAAAAATACGAGCTCAGATGATTTTACTCATGAATACTATATGAGTCCCTAGTGATAGAGAGAAAAGGGAGGTGAGAGAAGTGGATATAATGTGTTGATTTTATTCGAAATTGAGGGAGTATCGAAGATAATATaatgtgtcaaactattttcgtgcttaGCCATTTTGTCGAGTCTGTTCTTTTAATTCCAAGCCAAACTAAGTCGTAAAACATTACAAGacgaaaagtcctatgtgacttaGCTAGTACCTTATGTGGATGAAATTGTGCTGAGTTTTGATGTTTTTGCCACTTATTTTCATTtgaacatatatgtatatttgtatatatgttttgatgGAAACTTatacttaatattattttatttgtttgccTAGTAACTTATTCAAGTAAACCGTCTAATTTTAGAAGTTGTGAGTCAATTATGTATTACTCtagaattatatgtttatttacattATCTTGTTAATATATTTATGTCCAATTTCCTGTATTAAGTTAGCTCAAGTAAATTTTTTCCTTACAAGTTTATTTTTCGTTTTcagtttgttttgttttttgctattattttgtttttattttgcttGCTTGAAGACAAGTAAGGaattaagtgtgggggtatttgacctgacgtcaaatgtagtagttatttTAGTCTGTTTCTACACTCAAGGAGCTTGTTTTCTAAtacttttagttttaattattacatttttagtattagtaggttaggaataaaatattaataaaataatcatttttatgtattttttactATTTCGATGACCCGTAAGGCAGTCTCGGGCCTCGTGAGTGCCTAATGGGCTAATTAAGTGTGTAGGATGTCAATTCAGGTTTAAAAATACAAGGGATGATGACAGGCCGCGAGATAAGGAAGCCTGATAGAGCAACGAAGCTGCCAAGGCCAAGAAAGCACTTGACGTCGTGACGAGAAGCTTCCTCTCGTCACGATGACGCGATGATTTGGGGAAGAAATTCATTGTGGCAATGCCTTGACAAGGAGTCTTCCCACGTCACAATGACGCAACGATGGCAAGCCAAAATATGGTTGATTCTTTGGACGACACTTTTGGAATATTTCCTTATTTGGACCCTAGCATTTATCAGAATATTGCATTAATTGGTATCTAATTGTATCTAGGGTTGAGTGGTCACCAAGTAGTCTGTTGCCTATATAAGCAACCGTAGGGTCACCGGGATTGTGGGCAGACTTAGACAGACagttttttctatttaattttctttgtattttcttttcataATCGTGTAGTCAGAACTTCTCTATTCCGATATGAAGACAATTGCGAGTGAAGATTGCTTCGAGATCGTGCTTCAATATATGATCATGAGCATTCTCTTATCTCTTTTattctattcttttatttatatttcgttGATTTGGCCAAATAATATTTTTACGAATATTAGAATAGATTATTGCGCTTTACTCATATCTCGTATGTTTTGGTTAATAAACTAATTTACCTGTTAAGTGATTATTTATCTGAAATTGACTATTTATTCAAGAGTGTTTAGAGTATTAGGAAGTTACGCCCCTGATAGAATATCTAGATAGGTGAGACCGGAAGGATATCCTATCGTGTATAACTTGTACCAAGCGGTGAGACCGAGAGGGTACCCATATGCCTAGGAAGATACCGGAAgggtgacttaggtggtaatccttaaCGTAGATGAGGCCAGAAGGGTATTCTTACTAAGGGTAATTAATAACTCAATTTAGgataattaatcatttaattagATGGTTAGATATTTAATCGATCATAGGTTAGAGGTCCGCATTATCGACATTAGGATTAGGAAATtccattaggttaatttaggtctattaatttaatttgtttaatttaaaaattaatttggattCACACTACTAACTCGTTGACTCGATTAGATAAGTAATTActttctgtaattaatttaataataatttctccAATCTACAATCTCTTGGGTACGATTCTCGAAATATTTATCAGTGTTTTGTTGTAAactttattatattacatttgacccgtatacttgcggacaccgccgacttaattttataattttttcatgtgatatttttactataaacaatAACAAATTTATAGACGATGATCTCCAGCATATATCTACACAGATGATGGAGCTCAAGTCAGGTCAATTTCAAGGGCAACTAGAAGCGTTTTATACTTGAAAAGGATCAACCATATCCAACTCCAAAATCAGACGGACAGTGGAGGTGGATCAAAAGTGTCAAATCCATTGACACCCAAAGTAAATGATTGCATGCAACTTATTTAACGTAAATGATGCTTGTTTCTGTAAGCTTTATTATTTAATGAAGTAAACTGGCATATGCAGTCTTGTTCTCATATGTCCTTTCCTCTTCTTCCTAGATATCCCTTGGTTAACATTGTTTTCAATAATGTTGCATAAGTTTTGCATAGTGGCAACagttctatttttataatttcagaaAATAAATGCAATCAATGCTAGTATCAGTATTAGGAACACCTAACAGTACTTCAAGCACGGCTTGCCAATCACAGAAATGAGTTCCTGCAAAAGGGATCTCTTGTACGCCAACAACAGTACCAGTAGGCAATGATGAACTATCATCCTCATAGCAGCGTGGCTTCGGCTAATACCATGCCAACCGATAATATTTCTTGTGGTTACGGTAGCGTTGCGGGTTCCGCTGCTATTAGAGATGGACAGGAAGGATATAACCCTGATAACTTTGACAATTGACTCCTACAACGGGAAGTCTCGATATCTTGGGGCCGGTAGAGGTTCATACCAGAGGGGCGTCCGCGTGATACCAGTTCACGTTATTACTGACTTTGCTTAGCTACATCCtcaaatataattttgatatttataccCCATGGATGCAGCTGGCATGCTATAACCTTAAGTTTACGTTATATTTTCTCCAGTTCTCTCCCACCTGTTGGTTTCTTCTTTTTGCAGTTTCTACAGTTTTAATATAACTGATGCTCCATTTCAATATCTTAATAGCATCTCTTTTGATGAATGAGACATAGAGATCACGATTAATAGATGTTTATTGCAGAAATTAATTTCACTcacattaatattttatattatatattcagtatttttcatatccattttattatttatattcagTAACTATCCTTCTTCAATTCTTTTGAAATTGTAATTGTATTTTATATGAACCTGCAGCGTATTTTCTGTTTTGGGCAGGCGTAACGGTTCCAGCAAAGCGtaacaaaaattttactttttttaaaaaaatacatatatatatatataagtaaataaataaactatCTACGCTAACTGCCCACGTAAAAGAAAAGTTGAAAAGGAGCTTCTCTTTTTTACTCTGCATTTCCCTCTGACCTATTTCCCTTGTTCTCGAAGACGAAGAACGAAAGAAGGATTCAATTTGAAGAGAGCAAGAGACGAAGTGAATCTGAAATGCAGGGGGGCGACATGACTAAGTACAAacaattcctttttcttttttttctttcttgattcCAATCaagtaatagtaataattaaaattttcttttttcttttttttaaataattgtttgaGCAGTAGGAGTAGTAGGGTGGCTGAGAGGCTGCTGCTGTTCATTGCCCGCTTGTTAATTTTAACACCATTTATCATGTTGGTATTCAGTATATACTATAACATATTCAGTCCCTCTTATACGCTCACCATTCCGATGACTGACCTTGTATCCACCTATTTCCGTCTCTACTACTTAAACCGAAATCCGTAAGTTCTTGTTTTTTTCTTGGTTTGGATTATTTGTTAGAATCGATGTTGAGCTAAATCTGTTCTGCTTTGATGCTGAttgcttctttttttctttcttgtgcTCCATTTTGCGttctttaaaatatatgaaattggtgtgcGCTTTTCTTCTACAAAACTCACAATTGCTTTATTGTGTGAACTAGGGGATTACTTGGATTCGTGATGGAATTTGCGCTATCAGTAGCAGTGCTCGGCGTACTTCACAACAATGAGGCATTGCGTTTATTTGATTAGTATGTTATTCTCACTTCCAACTTCTAAGGGGTTTAGAGGGAAATTAATTGTAATTACACTTGGTGAATATTGCAGGGCTCCCCTACAGCCTCCAACAGTTTGAAGCTAAAAGAGTGAGGAAGATGAACAGCCGTTTTGCTTTTCAAAAAACCCTAGTTTGTAAATATGCCTCAACTCTTTTAGCTATCTTGGGGAGGAAATGTTTGATATGATTCACATTTTGTTTTGGCTCATTATTGATATCATTCAATTGATTGGATGTATCATAAGATCTGATCCTTTCTTCAATTGAGTTAAGCATTGGCAAAATGATTTTACAATCAACAACACTATAATAGGTTTTATGGAATTACattctttttaaatattattggtccaatattggttaaattgttttttttttctatccttaatgcatattaaattttttatttttttaataattaaattagacaaatcgATTGGATACGACCAATTTAACCATCAAGTAAcattaattttcattaaaaaaacatattttaagttggcatttttttgttgtttattattattatgtaaacaGAAAGAATATTATTTGATACATAAGTGGTGGAGTTTTTTAAATCTGAGGTTAAAATATTTCTATGTatcccatttatttatttatttttaaatatcaattaatgaCATGTGATGGGCATTTTATTCatgtttgtaaaattaaaaaactttacTCTCTATCAAATAATTATCTTAAATGTAATTAGGAATGAAAATTATTAGATACATCAAATCAAATGATTTACACATATAATTTTATGATGTTAATCATGTTTAAATGTGtcataatatatttatatcatttttatatttattaaataaattttatttatgttcccttattttataatagtttaagttttcaattttcttaAATAGCATTAGAACTTGGAAATAGGAGAGAGAAGCTGAATTTTTCGATTGGTTGGATCAATTTTCAGGACGTGATCGACTATTTTCAAATTTAACTGATTAATTGACTGATATAAGTCTTAATG
Protein-coding sequences here:
- the LOC107901298 gene encoding uncharacterized protein isoform X1 — encoded protein: MMQLLTTSDTTSLSYWLNWRVFICSFIVSTPLVVSLIIIWKYEGLKQVIRDGKERHEDLSVDELYDDDVWRPCLQQIHPIWLLGYRFVAFCLALATIVLKIITNGGRIFYYYTQWTFTLVTVYFGFGTLLSIYGCYQHHKMSSCGSNGQHVKLDTEQGYYTPLTNRKDADVRRKALNLQEQCDVSQAAGVINYLFQVIFQMNAGAVMLTDLIYWCLIFPFLTIEDYALNFMTVNMHTLNVILLLGDTALNSLRFPWFRISYFILWTGAFVIFQWIVHARVSIWWPYPFLDLSSPSAPLWYCLLAFMHIPCYGIFTLIVNTKHYLLSKWFPQSYPC
- the LOC107901298 gene encoding uncharacterized protein isoform X2, which produces MQLLTTSDTTSLSYWLNWRVFICSFIVSTPLVVSLIIIWKYEGLKQVIRDGKERHEDLSVDELYDDDVWRPCLQQIHPIWLLGYRFVAFCLALATIVLKIITNGGRIFYYYTQWTFTLVTVYFGFGTLLSIYGCYQHHKMSSCGSNGQHVKLDTEQGYYTPLTNRKDADVRRKALNLQEQCDVSQAAGVINYLFQVIFQMNAGAVMLTDLIYWCLIFPFLTIEDYALNFMTVNMHTLNVILLLGDTALNSLRFPWFRISYFILWTGAFVIFQWIVHARVSIWWPYPFLDLSSPSAPLWYCLLAFMHIPCYGIFTLIVNTKHYLLSKWFPQSYPC
- the LOC121218279 gene encoding uncharacterized protein isoform X2, which produces MQGGDMTNRSSRVAERLLLFIARLLILTPFIMLVFSIYYNIFSPSYTLTIPMTDLVSTYFRLYYLNRNPGLLGFVMEFALSVAVLGVLHNNEALRLFD
- the LOC121218279 gene encoding uncharacterized protein isoform X1, which encodes MQGGDMTNRSSRVAERLLLFIARLLILTPFIMLVFSIYYNIFSPSYTLTIPMTDLVSTYFRLYYLNRNPGLLGFVMEFALSVAVLGVLHNNEGSPTASNSLKLKE
- the LOC121218279 gene encoding uncharacterized protein isoform X3, producing MQGGDMTNIYYNIFSPSYTLTIPMTDLVSTYFRLYYLNRNPGLLGFVMEFALSVAVLGVLHNNEGSPTASNSLKLKE